In Symmachiella dynata, the following are encoded in one genomic region:
- the nusG gene encoding transcription termination/antitermination protein NusG has protein sequence MPILAQEPELYPDNLFEAIQVDTAQDRKWFAVHTRPRSEKSLARRLVRDDIWFHLPVQQHQYRTPKGRKCTSYLPLFPSYLFIYGDHTDRFRAMLTDRIIRILDVPDGQQLTFDLRQVQQALESGATVRPQSKLIPGAQVRVTSGPFENLEGRIVKRQTGDVLLVAVHYLQQGITISLEDCQIEAI, from the coding sequence ATGCCTATTCTTGCCCAAGAACCTGAACTCTACCCGGACAATTTGTTCGAGGCGATTCAGGTCGATACTGCGCAGGATCGGAAATGGTTTGCAGTGCACACGCGACCGCGCAGTGAGAAAAGTCTCGCGCGGCGGCTCGTCCGAGACGACATCTGGTTTCATCTGCCGGTGCAACAACACCAGTACCGCACCCCCAAGGGGCGCAAGTGCACGTCGTATCTGCCGCTGTTTCCGAGTTATCTGTTCATCTATGGGGATCACACGGACCGGTTTCGCGCCATGCTGACCGACCGCATCATCCGCATTCTGGATGTTCCCGACGGCCAGCAGTTGACGTTTGATTTGCGTCAAGTGCAGCAAGCACTGGAATCAGGCGCCACCGTGCGTCCGCAATCCAAACTGATCCCCGGCGCGCAGGTCCGCGTGACCAGCGGCCCATTCGAGAACCTCGAAGGCCGCATCGTCAAACGCCAAACCGGCGACGTGCTGTTAGTCGCCGTGCATTACCTGCAACAGGGCATCACGATTTCGCTGGAAGATTGCCAGATCGAAGCGATCTAA
- a CDS encoding SDR family oxidoreductase produces MAKYLVTGGAGFIGSHIAERLVKRGDQVRVYDNLSTGTTENFAHLGDAVEFVEGDLQDVDKMAAAVEGIDVVFHQGALASVPRSIDRPLDTHDACVTGTVVLLDSCRKAGVRRVVYAASSSAYGDSPIMPKAEAHLPGPLSPYAAAKLAGELYCQAFANSYDLETVRIRYFNVFGPRQDPNSPYSAVIPLFVAALLRGERPTIYGDGEQSRDFTFVGNVADANLLAAEAAAEKVSGNVYNVACGGSLSVNDLLRAICDSLNKPFDPIYAPARTGDVKNSWADISAAQRDLGYNPEIDFETGLKDTIDYYVSLATTANA; encoded by the coding sequence GTGGCAAAATATTTGGTGACCGGCGGTGCGGGATTCATTGGCTCACATATTGCCGAGCGATTGGTCAAACGGGGCGATCAGGTGCGGGTCTACGATAATCTCAGCACGGGCACGACCGAAAACTTCGCTCATTTGGGCGATGCGGTGGAATTCGTCGAAGGAGACCTGCAGGACGTCGACAAGATGGCGGCGGCGGTCGAAGGGATCGACGTGGTGTTCCACCAAGGCGCATTGGCGTCGGTGCCGCGGAGCATTGACCGTCCGCTTGATACGCACGATGCCTGTGTCACCGGCACGGTGGTCTTGCTCGATAGCTGTCGTAAGGCGGGAGTGCGGCGCGTGGTTTATGCCGCCTCCAGCAGCGCCTACGGAGACTCGCCAATCATGCCCAAAGCTGAAGCCCATTTGCCCGGACCGCTTTCGCCATATGCCGCTGCGAAACTCGCCGGCGAATTGTATTGCCAAGCCTTCGCCAATTCGTACGACCTGGAGACGGTGCGGATTCGTTACTTCAATGTCTTCGGTCCTCGCCAGGATCCAAACAGTCCGTACTCAGCCGTCATCCCGCTGTTTGTCGCCGCACTGTTGCGCGGCGAACGTCCCACCATTTACGGCGACGGCGAACAGTCGCGCGACTTTACATTTGTCGGTAACGTCGCGGACGCCAACCTGTTGGCAGCTGAGGCCGCAGCGGAAAAAGTTTCAGGCAATGTCTACAACGTCGCCTGCGGTGGCAGTTTGAGTGTCAATGACCTCTTGCGGGCCATCTGCGATTCGCTGAATAAACCCTTCGATCCGATCTATGCTCCGGCGCGCACGGGAGACGTCAAGAACTCCTGGGCCGACATCTCCGCTGCTCAACGCGATTTAGGCTACAACCCGGAAATCGATTTCGAGACCGGGCTGAAGGATACAATTGACTATTACGTGAGCTTGGCGACAACAGCCAATGCGTGA
- a CDS encoding DUF4430 domain-containing protein — MFVGIAAILPGNLGQIVAADPEPLSVKLIIDYNDGVEKHFTAIPWKKGMTVMDAMRYAKRGKHGIDFKFSGNGDTAFLTQIDDLKNEGGGEGKKNWILRVNKKLATESFGVFELKSGDVIRWQFEVFKL; from the coding sequence GTGTTCGTTGGAATTGCGGCAATTCTCCCGGGAAATCTCGGTCAAATCGTGGCCGCCGACCCCGAACCATTGAGCGTCAAGCTGATCATTGACTACAATGACGGGGTTGAGAAGCATTTCACCGCCATCCCCTGGAAAAAAGGGATGACCGTTATGGATGCGATGCGGTACGCAAAGCGCGGGAAGCATGGCATCGATTTCAAGTTTTCCGGCAACGGCGACACAGCGTTTCTGACGCAAATCGACGACCTGAAAAACGAGGGTGGCGGCGAGGGAAAGAAAAACTGGATCCTGCGCGTCAATAAAAAACTGGCGACGGAGAGTTTCGGCGTCTTCGAGTTAAAATCTGGAGACGTCATACGCTGGCAATTCGAGGTTTTTAAGTTATGA